The Chrysemys picta bellii isolate R12L10 chromosome 5, ASM1138683v2, whole genome shotgun sequence genome includes a window with the following:
- the LOC135983669 gene encoding myb/SANT-like DNA-binding domain-containing protein 2, producing the protein MMESQDHKRAPAWTEREVRDLLTIWGDVSVLAELRSSKRNGKILEKVSKAMKDRGHNRDTQQCRVKIKELRQAYHKAREANGRSGAEPQTCRFYAELHAILGGAATTTLTVCYDSVNGETRNREAGSGYEEDEDEDNVDSSQQQGSGETGFPNSQDMFITLDLEPVTPELTQGVLPDPEGTQGTSAANVSPSQKLAKIRRRKRRTRDDMFWELQMSSHADRAQQNAWRQSMSDYRKAQYE; encoded by the exons atgatggagtcccaggatcacaaaagagctccagcatggaccgaacgggaggtacgggatctgctcaccatatggggagatgtatcagtgctagctgaactccgtagcagtaaacgaaatggcaaaatattagaaaaggtctccaaggccatgaaggacagaggccataacagggacacacagcagtgccgcgtgaaaattaaggagctaaggcaagcctaccacaaagccagagaggcaaacggaaggtccggggcagagccgcaaacatgccgcttctacgcggagctgcatgcaatcctagggggtgcagccaccactaccctaaccgtgtgctatgactccgtcaatggagaaacacgcaacagggaagcgggttcggggtatgaggaagatgaggatgaagataatgtagatagctcacagcagcaaggaagcggagaaaccggtttccccaacagccaggatatgtttatcaccctggacctggaaccagtaacccccgaactcacccaaggcgtgctcccagaccctgagggcacacaggggacctctg ctgcaaatgtttctccttcacaaaagctagcgaagattagaaggagaaaacggcggactcgggatgatatgttctgggagctccagatgtcctcccacgctgacagagcacagcagaatgcgtggaggcagtcaatgtcagactacagaaaagcacaatatgaatga